The Verrucomicrobiota bacterium genome includes a region encoding these proteins:
- a CDS encoding glucose-6-phosphate isomerase, translating into MTRSREEQWKRFQQYYVEFPTIELAMDISRMNFADDYFVSMEPRMQKAFRAMADLEKGAIANPDENRMVGHYWLRNTALAPTPLIAREIETTLEAIKAFAAQVHAGTIQGAKGPFKNLLLIGIGGSALGPQFVSDALGQPSKDKLTIHFLDNTDPDGMDKLFSGITPLLGQTMCIVISKSGTTKETRNSMLETQNVYQRAGHSFEEHAVAITRLGSELDNLAITKNWLKRFPMWDWVGGRTSQFSAVGLLPAALQGIDIDKFVSGARCCDELTRQPNFDQNPAAMLALMWFYIGNGKGDKIMVVLPYKDRLQLLSRYLQQLIMESLGKELDLDGKRVNQGIVVFGNKGSTDQHAYVQQLRDGIDNSFVTFIEVLKDRSSPSIMLDNNITSGDYLVSFLHGTRNALSEKGRESITLSLRRVSSFTVGVLIALFERTVSLYASLINVNAYNQPGVEAGKTAAASFIELQSKVLAFFLARCGSAFTAVQVTEEIGSFCEYETVLKICEHLSANPDRGLKKNAGRNPFQATYQLV; encoded by the coding sequence ATGACCAGGTCAAGAGAAGAACAGTGGAAGCGGTTTCAGCAATACTACGTGGAGTTCCCGACAATCGAGCTGGCGATGGACATCAGCCGAATGAATTTTGCCGACGATTATTTTGTCTCAATGGAGCCGCGGATGCAAAAAGCTTTCCGAGCCATGGCAGACTTGGAAAAAGGTGCCATCGCGAACCCCGATGAAAACCGCATGGTAGGTCATTATTGGCTGCGTAACACGGCACTCGCTCCAACGCCGTTGATTGCCCGGGAAATAGAAACCACGCTGGAAGCGATCAAGGCGTTTGCCGCGCAAGTGCACGCCGGTACTATTCAAGGCGCAAAGGGTCCGTTCAAAAACCTCTTACTGATCGGCATAGGGGGTTCAGCTTTGGGACCACAATTTGTTTCCGACGCACTCGGACAGCCCAGCAAAGACAAGCTGACAATCCATTTTCTGGACAACACCGACCCGGACGGAATGGATAAGCTCTTTTCGGGAATTACCCCGCTGTTGGGACAGACGATGTGTATTGTTATCTCGAAATCTGGGACCACAAAAGAAACTCGTAACAGCATGTTGGAAACGCAAAACGTTTATCAGCGAGCCGGACATTCTTTTGAGGAACACGCAGTGGCGATTACCCGTTTGGGAAGTGAGCTTGATAACCTTGCGATCACAAAGAATTGGCTCAAACGGTTTCCGATGTGGGATTGGGTAGGTGGACGAACAAGCCAATTCTCCGCAGTTGGTCTTCTCCCAGCTGCCTTACAAGGCATAGATATAGATAAGTTCGTCTCAGGTGCGCGGTGTTGCGATGAGCTTACTCGCCAACCAAACTTTGATCAAAATCCGGCTGCTATGCTTGCATTGATGTGGTTTTATATCGGTAACGGTAAAGGAGACAAGATAATGGTTGTTTTGCCCTACAAAGATCGCTTGCAGCTCCTTTCACGATATCTCCAACAACTCATCATGGAGTCACTCGGTAAGGAACTTGATTTAGATGGCAAGAGGGTTAATCAAGGGATTGTGGTTTTCGGAAACAAAGGGTCAACAGACCAACATGCTTATGTTCAACAACTTAGAGATGGTATTGACAATTCTTTCGTCACTTTCATTGAGGTACTAAAGGATCGGTCCTCACCATCCATCATGCTTGACAATAATATAACATCTGGTGATTATTTGGTTAGCTTTTTGCATGGAACCCGCAACGCATTGTCTGAAAAAGGCCGGGAATCAATCACGCTTTCGCTTAGAAGAGTCTCCTCGTTCACAGTTGGAGTTCTGATCGCGCTTTTTGAGCGAACTGTGAGTTTGTATGCCAGCCTCATCAATGTAAACGCATACAATCAACCGGGGGTCGAGGCAGGCAAAACAGCAGCCGCCAGTTTTATAGAGCTTCAGTCTAAGGTATTGGCGTTCTTCTTGGCACGTTGCGGGAGTGCATTCACGGCCGTGCAGGTGACCGAAGAAATAGGTTCCTTTTGCGAGTATGAAACTGTCCTCAAAATCTGTGAGCATCTCTCCGCTAATCCAGATCGAGGATTGAAAAAGAATGCTGGTCGCAATCCGTTCCAAGCCACATATCAACTCGTCTAG